In Montipora capricornis isolate CH-2021 chromosome 4, ASM3666992v2, whole genome shotgun sequence, a single genomic region encodes these proteins:
- the LOC138046897 gene encoding histamine H2 receptor-like, with protein MSGSDNRNATNKTEVSSLLASSECIPWIVVLISECVAIVVLNLITMAVFMTQRQMQRRGTYILIRNLTMTDFLVGVISGPLQIEKIGRHCDAWEYTHDVSSWADLIKFAFLHIFSFASLANLAVISLERVHATYRPSRHLFMSGRVYFVTIAIIWLIAIIREALQITLGKVPFQDPGKIPLVINSALYIAYYLLILLVVCICYTSIFIKVRFGPRMNRLDNGVIMRERQLSAILFAVTVASLITLLPVITYICLGLFHPDFPSPKSPVNFHLRMFALACFISNSLVNPIIYAMRMQGFRTGVRNLLCGGAPADANMAAIPL; from the coding sequence ATGTCTGGCAGCGACAACAGAAATGCGACCAACAAAACCGAAGTGTCTTCACTCCTCGCCTCATCAGAATGCATTCCGTGGATCGTTGTGCTAATATCTGAATGTGTCGCCATAGTGGTCCTCAATCTTATCACCATGGCTGTATTCATGACACAGCGCCAGATGCAGCGCCGAGGCACTTACATTCTTATCCGAAATCTTACGATGACTGATTTCTTGGTGGGGGTTATTTCAGGCCCCCTTCAGATTGAAAAAATCGGTCGACATTGTGATGCCTGGGAGTACACCCATGATGTCAGTTCTTGGGCTGATCTGATCAAATTTGCATTTCTCCATATCTTCTCCTTTGCTTCGCTTGCAAATCTTGCTGTCATCTCGTTGGAGCGCGTGCATGCCACATACCGTCCTTCCAGGCATCTATTCATGAGCGGACGAGTCTACTTCGTCACTATAGCCATCATTTGGCTGATAGCTATTATCAGAGAAGCTCTTCAAATCACGTTAGGCAAAGTGCCATTTCAAGATCCCGGGAAGATCCCTTTAGTAATAAATTCTGCTCTGTATATTGCATACTATTTACTAATTCTTCTTGTTGTATGCATTTGCTACACTTCAATTTTTATCAAGGTTCGTTTTGGCCCGCGAATGAACCGCCTCGACAACGGAGTTATCATGAGAGAGCGCCAGCTAtcggccattttgtttgctgttACAGTTGCTTCCCTGATCACTCTCTTGCCTGTTATAACATATATATGTCTGGGTTTGTTCCATCCTGATTTCCCTTCGCCGAAAAGTCCTGTAAATTTTCACCTGCGAATGTTCGCGCTAGCATGTTTCATATCAAACTCGTTGGTAAATCCCATCATCTACGCCATGCGCATGCAAGGCTTCCGCACCGGCGTGAGAAATTTACTTTGCGGTGGCGCTCCTGCTGATGCAAACATGGCCGCTATTCCACTTTAA